The sequence GAGCGGTACGTGGAGAAGCCGCGCCACATCGAAATCCAGATCGTCGCGGACGAGCACGGGAACATCATCCACCTCAACGAGCGTGAGTGCTCCGTGCAGCGGCGGCACCAGAAGCTCATTGAAGAGAGCCCGTCCCCCGCGCTCACGCCGGAGCTGCGCCAGCGCATGGGCGAGGTGTCCGTCGCCGCGATGCGGAAGCTCCGCTACAACAACGTGGGCACCATCGAGTACCTGCTCGACGAGCGCGGCGAGTTCTACTTCATGGAGATGAACACGCGCATCCAGGTGGAGCACCCCGTGACGGAGCTGGTCATGGGCGTGGACCTGGTCCGTGAGCAGATCCGCATGGCCTACGGGCACCCCCTGCGCTTCAAGCAGGAGGACGTGCAGATCCGCGGGCACGCCATCGAGTGCCGCGTGAACGCGGAGGACCCCGTCACGTTCGCGCCGTGGCCGGGGAAGATCACCGGCTACAGCGTGCCGGGCGGCTACGGCGTGCGCGTGGACTCCGCCGCGTACGAGAACTACACGGTGCTGCCGCACTACGACAGCCTGCTGTCGAAGCTCATCGTCCACGCGGAGGACCGCGAGACGGCCATCCGCCGCATGCAGCGCGCGCTCTCCGAGTACGTCGTGGAGGGCATCCGCACGAACATCCCGTTCCACCGGGCCGCACTGGCGGAGGAGTCCTTCCAGGAGGGCAACTACGACACCCGCTTCGTGGAGCGGCTGCTGGCGAGCGAGACGGGTTCGCGCCGGCTCAAGAAGGCCGTGGAAGAGACGCCGTAGCGCTCACCGTGAGGGCACGGAACACCCGCCGGGCGGACGAGCGTCCAGGCGGGTGATCCAGCCCCGGGGGGTGGAAGGCTGTTTCTTGACCCGCGTTGGAGGATTCCGTTAGCCTCCAAAGCTCCCCCCCAGAGAAGGACTGAAACCCGCGAAGTTCCTCGGGGTTTCTGCCTGCCGGAAGCGCACGCTCGATGGACAAGAACAAGATCATCGAAGCCGCCGCGAAGCTGGTCGCGAAGGGCGCGTACGACAAAGCCATCAAGGAGTACCAGAAGGTCCTGGAGGTCGACCCGAAGGACATCCGGGTCCTCCAGAAGATGGGGGAGCTGTACCAGAAGAAGAACGACAACGCGCAGGCGGCGCACTTCTTCACCAAGGTCGCGGAGAGCTACTCCTCGGACGGCTTCTTCCTCAAGGCCGTCGCCCTCTACAAGCAGGTCCTCAAGCTCAACCCGAACCTGCTGGAGGTGAACCTCAAGCTGGCGGAGCTGCACCAGCAGCTGGGATTGATGTCGGAGGCGATGGCGTACTTCCAGATCGTCGCCAACCACTACGACAAGGCGGGCGACACCAAGTCGAGCCTCGACACCCTCAAGAAGATGGTGGATCTCGACCCCGAGAACGTGGCGTCGAAGATCAAGCTCGCGGAGCTGTACGCGCGCGAGAGCATGACGAAGGAAGCGGCGCAGGAGTTCAAGCGCGCCGCAGAGTACCTCAAGCGCAACGCCCGCGCGGATGACTGGCTGCGCGTCGCCGAGCGCCTCTCCGCGCTGGAGCCGGACAACCTCCCGCTCGCGAAGGAGCTGGCCGCTTCCTACCTGCAGCGCGGCGACCAGAAGCGCGCGCTCGCCAAGCTCCAGGTCTGCTTCAAGGCGGATGGCCGCGACGTGGAGACGCTGACGCTCCTGGCCCAGGCGTTCCAGGGGCTGGGCCAGGTCTCCAAGACGGTGTCCGTCTACAAGGAACTCGCGAAGATCCACCAGGAGCGCGGCCGCACCGCCGAGTCCGACGGCGTGTGGACGCAGATTGAACTGCTGGATCCGAATGATCCGGATCTGCTCGCGCGCCGGGGACCCGTCGCGGAGCCCGAGCCGGAGCCCGCTCCCGCCGCGCACCACCCCGCGGAAGAGGCCGCGCCCGCGTGGAGCGCTCCCGCCGCCGCCGCGCCCGCCGCCCGTCCCGCGCCCGCCGCGCCGCCCGCGGCCGTGGTGCCGCCTCCTCCCGCGGGGATGAGCCGCGAGCAGCTGGCCAAGCTGCTGACGGAGACGGACGTCTACGTGAAGTACGGGCTCCACGACAAAGCGCTGGAGCACCTGCGCAAGGTCTTCTCCGTGGATCCGGAGAACCTGGACGCGCACGAGAAGGCGTACCACATCTACGTGGCGGCCAATAACGGCGCGCAGGCGTCGGAGCAGTTGCTCAACGTGCTGCGCCTGTGCACGCGCCGCGCGGACGTGCAGCGCGCGCAGCCGTACCTGGCGACCATCCTCCAGGAGAACCCGGCGCATCCCGAGGTGCCTGCCTTCCTGTCCGTGCTGCGCGCGGAAGGGGGCTTCGTGGCGCCGGCGGCGACGCCGGGCGTGGAGTCGCTGGAGGAGGACGCCATCCTGGTGGACTCCAACGACGACGAGGTCCTCGTCGCGGAGCCGCCGGAGGACGCGCTCGCGCAGCCGGAAGGCGACGAGCTGGCGCTCGCGGCGCTGAGCCACGGTTCGGACTCGGATGAGATCGTCGACGACGAGGTCGCGGAGACCACGTTGAGCGGCGAGGAAGCCGTGATGGGCGAGCCCATCAGCTCCGCCGAGCACGACGTCTACGACCTGCCGCCGCAGGACGACATGGTGGTGGCGTCCGACGAGGACTCGCTGGTGCTCGCGGACGAGCCGGGCCTGGACGGCTCCGACGCTTCCGCGGGCCTGGACGACGAGCCGCTGGTCGCTCCGGACGACGCGCTGGCGTACGCGGACGCGGGCGGCGACGAGCCCATGGTGCTCGCGGACGAGCCGGGCGGCATGTCGCTGGGCGACGAGGAGGAGGCGCCTCCCACGCGCATCCTGTCCCCGTCCCGCGCGCTGCTGGAGGAGGCCGCGCCGGACACGTACCAGATGCCGACGCTGGACGACGGCGGCGACGAAGCCCTGGTCGAGCCCGGCATGTCGCTGGGCGAGGACGACGACGCGCCCACGCGCGTGGGGCTGGCACCGCTGGACGCCTCCGCGCTGGACGACGCCGGCCTGGACGAGAGCTTCGCCGCGCCCGCCGACGAGCCCCCGTACACGGGCGGCATGTCGCTGGGCGACGAGGACGACGACGAGCCCACGGCCGCGCACATGGTGCTCGCGCCGGTGGAGGTGCCGGCCTACGACGAGCCCCAGGCCGAAACGTACGAGGAGACGCCCGAGCCGGAAGCCGAGCCCGAGGCCCTGGCGGATGCGCCGGAGCCGGAGCCGGAAGCCGAGCCCGAGGAGGAGCCTGCCTCCGAGGAGTGCGACGAGGCGTCGTTCTTCCTGGACCAGGGCCTGCTGGAAGAGGCGCGCGAAATCCTGGAGACGGTGGCCATCGCGTTCCCGGGCCACGTGCGCGCCGGGGAGCTGATGGCGCGGCTGGAGGAGCTGGAGGCCGGCGGTGGCGCGGCCCCCGCGGACGAGGCTCCCGCCGAGCCCCTGCACGTGCCCTCTGTGCAGCCGGTGACGGAAGCGTCGCTCGACGACGGCGGTGGCGGCGACGCGTTCGACCTGGCGGCGCAGCTGGCCGGAGAGCTGGACGACCTGGGCGGTGAGTCGCTGGCGGCGGTGCCCCCGGCGGACGAGGACTTCCAGTACTCGGTGGACGAGGTCTTCGCCGAGTTCAAGAAGGGCCTGGCCAAGGTGGTGAAGCCCGAGGACGTGGACACGCACTACGACCTGGGCATCGCCTACAAGGAAATGGGCCTGCTGGACGACGCCGTCCACGAGTTCGACGTCGCCCGCCAGGGCTGCGTGGGCACGCCGCGCGAGCTGGACTGCCTGACGATGATTGGCATGCTCCACACGCTGCGCGGCAAGCCGGAAGAGTCCGTGCAGGTGTTCAAGGAAGGCCTTTCCAACGTGCTCGCGACGGGCGAGGTGGCCAAGGCCCTGGGCTTCGAGCTCGCGAGCGCCTACGACGCGCTCAACGAGCCGGGCAAGGCGCTCTTCCACTTCCAGCGCGTGGCCGCGATGGACGCGAAGTACCGCGACGTGGGGTCGCAGGTGACGCGGCTGTCGGCGGTGACTGCTCCGGAAGAGGACCCGCTGCCTCGCGCCGGCAAGGGCCCCGCGACTCCGGCACCGGTTCCTGCCGCGGGCGCGCCGAAGGCTCGTAAAGTAGGGTACGTGTAGCGCGTCCCCACGAGGCCCGGCGAGCGATGACGACCTACCTCGATTTCTTCGAACTCACCCAGGAGCCGTTCTCCAACGCTCCGGTGAGCCGCTTCTATTACAACTCCGCGCAGCACTCGCAGGCCCTCACCCGGCTGATGCACGCCGTGGGCTACATGAAGGGCCTGTCCATCCTCGTGGGCGACATCGGCGCGGGGAAGACGACGCTCGCCCGGCGCATGCTCGACTCGCTTCCGGAGTCCGAGTACGAGGCCGCGCTGCTCGTCATCATCCACTCGGGAATCACCGCCCAGTGGCTGTTGCGCCGCATCGCGCTCCAACTGGGCGTGGAGAACCCCGCGCAGGAGAAGCTGGCGCTCCTGTCGCAGCTCTACCAGCGCCTCCTGCAAATCTACGAGTCCGGCAAGAAGGCCGTCGTCCTCATCGACGAGGCGCAGATGCTGGAGACGCGGGAGATCATGGAGGAGTTCCGGGGGCTGCTGAACCTGGAAGTGCCGGAGCGCAAGCTCATCTCCTTCGTCTTCTTCGGCCTGCCGGAGATCGAGAAGAACCTGAAGCTGGACCCGCCGCTCGCCCAGCGCGTGGCGCTCCGCTACAAGCTGGAGCCCTTCACGGCGGAGTCCACCGAGGCGTACGTGAAGCACCGGCTGCGGCTCGCCGGCTGCCCGCGCATGCCGTTCTCGCCGGAAGCGCTGCTCGCCGTCCACGAGCACTCCGGCGGCACCCCGCGCGTCATCAACACCTTGTGCGACAACGCCCTCTTCGAGGCGTTCCTGGCGCGCTCGGAGACCATCAGCGCGGAGCTGGTGCACCGCATCGGGACGAACCTGGGACTCCAGGGCGGCTCGGCTGCTGCCCAGGCAGGCGAGCGAGCGAGCGCTCCCGCCACGTCGCTGCCCCGGACGGCGAACACGAAAATCGACCTGGCGGAGATCGACCGCTACCTCGAGGGACTCGGTAAGCTCTAGCGGCTTGTCCCTCCCCAGCCGCAACAGCGCAGCGCGCAAGGCGCTCTTGTGGGTGCTCCTCGTGGTGTCGGGGAGCATCCTGCTATTGCGTCAGCCGTTCACCTGGGACGCCGCCTGCACCGTCGCGCGCAGGCACCTGCCGGACCTGCTGGGCGTGGACATCGGCATCGGCCGGTGCGAGCTGGATCCGCTGGGCTCGCGCGTGGTGCTGCACGGCGTGTCGGTGTTCGCTCGCGGCACGGACACGCCGCTGTTCGCCGCGGACGAGGCGGAGGTGGCGCTGGGCTTCCTGTCGCCCCTGTCGCGCCGCCTCATGCTGGGCCAGGTTCGCGTGCGCCATCCGCGCGTGGCGTTGGATTTGTCCCGGCCCTCTTCGAGCCCGCCATCCTCCGACAGCACGTGCCCGCTCACGCCGCTGACGCGCGTGGGCGTGGGGCGCCTGGACATCACCGGCGCGGAGGTGCGCCTCGCACTGCCGGAGGGACGCGGCGTGGAGGTGGAGAACCTGGACGTGGGCTGGGTGGAGCACTGGGGCGTGATGGAGCTGGAGGTCGGCGCGCGGCGCGGCCTGGTGCGCCTGGGCGCGGGCGGCGGCGAGCTGTCGCTGGGACAACTGGGCTTCACCGGCGCGTTGGATCCCGACGAGGGGCTGCTGGACGTGGAGCGCGCGGAGGTGACGCTCGACGACATCACCGCCACGGTGTCCGGCCGCGTGGAGACGCTGTGCCATCCGGTGCTCGCGCTGGACGCGCAGGTGTTCCTGCCGCTGCGCACGCTGTCGCAGGCGAAGCTGCTGCCGCGCCCGGCCACCGGACACCTGTGGACGCGCCTGTCCTTCACCGGGAAGCCCTCCGCGCTGGCGGTGGGCGCGGACCTGTCCGCGAGCAACCTGGCCTATGAGCAGTACGGCCCGGTGAGCCTCAACGCGCGCCTGTCGTACGCGGGGGACCGCGTGCGCGTGGAGTCGCTGGAGGCGCCGCTGGGAAGCGGCAAGGTGAAGCTGTCGGGCGCGCTCCAGCTCACGCCGGAGCTGCCGGTGGACGTGACGCTCCAGACGGAGGACGCGTCGTTCGGGCGCATCCTGGAGCGAGCGGGCGTGGCGGGCTCCTGGGTGGACTTCCCCGCGACGGCGAACGCGCACCTCACCGGGACGCTGCTGCCCCGGCCGTCGCTGTCCGGGCCGCTGGACCTGCGCAGCGGCCGCTTCGTGCTGGCCACGCGCGCGTTCGACGCACCACCGAGCGCCGGCAAGACGCTGCTCACCTTCGAGCGCGGCCGCGCGCAGACAGCCGTGAAGCTGACGGGCGACCGCGTGTCCTTCACCCGCCTCACGGTGGAGTCCGGACGCTCGCGCGTGCACGGCGACGTGACGCTCTACTTCGACACCGCGCGCGGCCTGGACATCCAGGGCAACGGCGAGCTGGAGCTGTCGGACTTCGGCCACATCGCGGAGCTGCCGTGGTCCGGCAAGGGCTCCGCGAACTACTCCATCGTGGGGCCGTACTCGGACGTGAAGGTGGACGCGAGCCTGTCCCTGCGCGACTTCACCTTCTGGGGCTTCGGCCTGGGCGTGACGCAGGCGAAGCTGTCGTACTCCAACGGGCTCCTGTCGTTCCCGTCGCTCACCGGCCAGAAGGGGCGCACGCAGTACTTCGGCAAGGCAGCGCTCACCTTCGCGCGCCTGCTGCACCTGCGCCTGGACGTCACGGTGCCACAGGGGCGTACGGAGGACCTGGTGGACCTGGTGGCGGGCCTGAGTCCGTCCATCGCCGTGATTCAAGGCCAGTTCGCCGGCGCGGCCTCCGGGCGCGTGGAAATCGACAGCCCGCTGGAGAAGCTGGAGGGGCTGGTGGCCTTCGACCTGCGCGACACCACGTACCTGGGACGGCGGCTGGGCGCGGGCTCCGCGCGGCTGCGCTTCGTGGACGGCAAGGAGATGGTGCTGGAGCGCACCGTGCTGGACGGCCGGCTGGGGCGCAGCTGGGTGGAGGGCTCCTTCGGCTTCGCCACGGGCGCGCTGGACTACCGCTTCGGCGGCGAGAACCTGTCGCTGGCGGAGGCCGTGGGCCCGGAGACCGCGGAGGAGATGGGCATCCAGGGCGCGCTCGCGCTCGCGGGCACCGTGGCGGGCACGGCGGACAAGCCCGACATCCAGGCCACGCTGAAGGGGCCGCGCATCACCTTCGCGTCGCGCGACCTGGGGGCCATGGACCTCGCGCTGCACCAGGAGGGCAAGCAGCTGCGCATCACCGGCCGCCCCTTCCGCGACGCGCAGGGCTCGCTGTCCATGACGGTGAAGGAGCCCTACCTCTTCGAGTCCAACATCGACCTGCTGCTGCCGGAAATCCGGCCGCTGCTGCCCCAGGTGCCGGCGCTCGCGGGCGTCACCGGCATGCTCGCGGGGCGCGTGGCGATGCAGGGCCCGCTGTTGCAGCCGGAGGGCTACCAGGTGGGGGCCACGGTGCGGGAGCTGTCGCTCGCGCGGGGCGACCTGCGCGGCCGCAACCAGGGGCCCATCGTGCTGACGTACATCAACGGGCGGCTGGACGTGCAGCCCTTCCGCTTCAGCGGCGCGTCGGTGGACGTCACGCTGGGCGGCTGGATGAGCAAGCGCGCCATGAACATGAGCCTGCGCGAGGGGCGCATGGACGTGCGCCTCCTGGAGCCGCTCCTGCCGGGCATGGAGCGCGTGGGAGGGCAGCTGCGCGTGGACGCGGAGGCCACGGGTTCGCTGGACGCGCCGTCGGTGGTGGGCACCGCGGAGCTGTCCGACGTGCGGATGTCCATGCGCGACCTGCCGCTCACCGTGCGCGGCATGTCCGGCCGCTTCGAGATGACGGGCCAGCGCGTGCTGCTGGAGCACCTGCAGGCCCAGGTCAACGACGGCCAGGTGTCCGCGCGCGGCGACATCCGGCTGGAGCGCTTCGTGCCCAAGCGGCTGGCGCTGACGCTGCAACTGGATGCCGTGCCGTACCGGATGACGGAGGACCTGCCGCTCACCGTGTCCGGCCTGTTGCAGGTCGTGGGACCGCCCACGGGGCCCACCGTCACGGGCGGGCTGGACATCGTCAAGCTGCGCTACCAGAAGCCGCTCGACATCGAATCGCTGCTCAAGACGATGCAGAAGAAGCCGCAGCTCGCGGTGGGCGGCGGAGGCGAGCGCGCGAGGGACCCCTTCTTCACCTGGGACGTCAACGTGCACTTCGGTGACGTGCGCGTGGACAACAACCTGGCGAAGGCGCGGCTGTTGGGTGACGTGCGGCTCACCGGCACGGACGTGAAGCCGGGGCTTTTGGGCCGCGTGGAGGCGGCCGAGGGCAGCCAGGCGTTCTTCCGCAACAACCTCTTCACCATCGAGCAGGGGCAGCTGGAGTTCCGCGACGCGTCCGGCATCGACCCGGTGTTCGAGGTGCAGGCGCAGACGTCGGTGCGCGAGTTCGTGGTGAAGCTGCACGCCTTCGGCCGGCCGGCCAACCCGCTGGTGGTGCTGTCCTCGGAGCCGGTGCTCACGGAAGGGGACATCCTGTCGCTGCTGACACTGGGCGTGACGAGCGCGGACAAGGACACGGCCGCGTCGGCGAGCTACGGTCTGGCGGCGGAGGCACTCTTCAACGTGTCGGGACTGGACAGGCAGGTGCGCCGGTTCCTGCCCAGCAACCCGGTCCTCAGGGATTTGTCCCTGCAGATCTCCACCACCTACAACGACGCCACCCGGCAGGCGGAGCCCACCGCACAACTGGAGTCGAAGTTCCTGTCCGAGCAGCTTAAAATCGGGATGACCCAGCCTGTGAGTGGGCGAGGCACCCGGGCACGCGCTGAGTACCGCTTCGACGACCGTCTTTCCGCACAGGCCCAGTGGGACAACGAGAACAGCCAGGCGTCGTTCGGAAACCTCGGGCTCGAGCTGAAGCTGGGCTGGGAGGTCGAGTAGCCGCGCTGACCGCGGTGCTGCTCCTCGTGTGCGCGCAGCCCGCCTTCGCGGCGCCCACTGGCCACGACGACGAAGCGCCCGCGGTGGTCGCGGTGGAGCTGCACCTGCCGGAGGGCATGGCCGCGGACGGGCTGTCGGGGCTCGTCACGCTGCGCAAGGGTCAGGCGCTGACGCCCGGCGCGGTGCGCAAGTCGGTGGAGCAGCTCTTCGCCACCGGACGCTTCGCGGACGTGGTGGCGCTCACGCAGGACGTGCCGGGTGGGGTGCGGCTCGTCTTCCAGCTCACGCCGCTGCCCTTGCTGTCGCACGTGGCGGTGCGCGGCAACCACGTCCTCACGTCCGGGGAGCTGCTGGAGGCGAGCGGGCTGCTCCAGGGTGGGCCGTTGGATCCGGAGGAGCTGGACACCGCGGCGGCCTCCGTGCGCGAGGCCTACCAGCGCAAGGGCTACGACGCCGTCGACATCCGGGTGGAGGAGCGGCCGGTGCCCGCGGGCGGCGTCGCGGTGACGCTGGTGGTGGAGGAGGGCAAGCCCACGCGCGTGCGGCAGGTGACCTTCTCCGGCAGCCCCGCGCTGCCGCTGCCGCGCCTGGTGGAGGCGCTGGGGATGAAGCCCGGCGAGGTGTTCGACCGGGCGAAGCTGGACTTCGGGCTGGAGCGGCTGCGGGCGCTGTTGCGCGAGGGCCGGCACTGGCGGGCCTGGGTGGGCACGCCCACCGTCGTCGTGGAGGACAGCGAGGCGTCCGTGGCGGTGCCGGTGTCGGCGGGCCCCGCGTTCCACCTGCGCTTCACGGGCAACCGCCGCTTCCCCAGCTCGCTGCTGGCGCGCGTGGTGGCCTACGACGGCGAGGAGGCGATGGACGAGGCCGTGGCGGCGCGGCTCGCGCGGCGGCTGGAGGCGTTCTACCGGCGGCGCGGCTTCCACGACGTGCGCGTGCGGCCGCTGGAGCTCATCCGTCCGGACGGGGACGCGGCGGTGCTGGGCTTCCAGGTGGACGAGGGCGCTCCGCTGCTCGTGACGGACGTACGCTTCCACGGCAACGCGGCGCTGTCGTCCGAGCTGCTGCGCTCCATGCTCACCAACCAGGTGGCGGCGCAGGAGACGTGGCCGGAGCTGGACCTGGCCATGCGCGAGGATCCGCTGGAGACCGAAGGGCGCGAGCGGCGCTACGACACGAGCGTGGTGTCCCCGCCGGATCCGTCCACGGTCTACGTGGAGGACGCGTGGCTGGAGGCCGCGGACGCCATGACGACGGCCTACCGCGAGCAGGGCTTCGCGTCCGCGCAGGTGACCTTCCGTGGCCTCGAGGTGGATGCGGTCCGCCACACGGCGGAAGCGGACTTCGACGTGGAGGAGGGACCGCGCGCGCTGATCCGCGCGCCCATCTTCCTGGGCATGCCGCTGGAGGTGGATCCGGTCTGGGTGACGCTGCTGCTGCCCGCGGGGACGCCGCTGAGCTTCGAGAAGGTGGACCAGGCGCAGGCCGCGCTGGAGCGGGGACTGGGCCGCGAGGGCTACCTCTTCGCTCGCGTGAGCAACTCCGTGTCGGTGGAGGAGAACGGCACCTCCGCGCAGGTGACCTACCGCACGGACGCGGGGCCTCGCGTGCGCGTGGGGCAGGTGCTGCTCCAGGGGCTGACGCGCTCGGATCCGGACGTGGTGCTGGCGCAGTTGGACCTGAAGCCCGGGCAGCCGCTGTCGGTGGAGGCGCTGGCGGAGGCGCAGCGCCGGCTGTCGCGGTTGGGGCTGTTCCGGCAGGCGGAGGTGTCGCTGGCGGACCCCAACCGCCGCGAGGCCTCCAAGGACGTGCTGGTGACGGTGCAGGAGCGCCCGCGCATCGACGGCGAGGTGTCCGGTGGCTACTTCCTGGTGGACGGTCCGCGCATCACGCTGGATACCGCATGGCGCAACCTGGACGGCCGGGGGCTGAACCTGCTGGCGCGCGGCAAGGTGAACTACGCGGGCGCGAGCGCGGAGGCGCTGTCGTCGTCGCGGCTTCCGACCGGGTGCTCCACCGGTGAGCTGTCCGGCGAGGCGTGTGAGTCCGACCTGGACGGCTTCAGCGGCCTGGGCGGACGCGGCAACCTGGCGCTGTCCCAGCCCCGGCTGTCCTTCCTGGCGCCGCAGGAGATTGGCGCGCGGCTGGACCTGATTGGCGAGCGCGTGCACCGGCCGTCGTACCTGTCCACGCGGTTCGCGGCGGTGCTGGGTGCGGACTGGGCGCTGGCGTCGTGGGTGAACGTGTCGCTCCAGTACGAACTGGAGAACAACCGGCTGCGCTCGCGCGCGGGCGTGCTGGAGCTGATCAACCGCGCGGACCAGGAGCGCCTGCGCTACCCGTACGGTGACTTCGCGCTGCACTCGCTGCGCCCGTCCATGACGCTGGACTTCCGCGACGACCCGGCGAATCCGCGCCGGGGCATGGTGCTCAGCAGCAGCGTGGAGTTCATGCGCGGCATCAGCGTCCACCCCACGGACGTCGCGGGCAACCGCGTGCCGGAGTTCCCCATCGACGGCGTGAAGCTGTCCGGCAGCGTGAGCGCGTACGCGCCGCTGGGCCGCCGCGCGAGCGTGGCGGTGAGCGCGCGCGCGGGCACCATCGTGCCGCTGACGCAGGGGGCGCAGAACATCGGGTCGAAGCTGTTCTACCTGGGCGGCTCGTCCAGCCTCCGGGGCTTCCGCGAGGACGGCGTGCTGCCGCAGGACGTGCGCGAGGTGCTGCACCAGCGGCTGGCCGCGTGCCGCGCGGTCATCACCCCCGCGGGCTGCCCGGACGACCTGAAGGCGGTGCTCTCCGGCCAGGTGCCCGCGAGCCAGGGCGGTGAGCTCTTCACGCTGGCCAAGGCGGAGCTGCGCGTGCCGGCCATCTCCGCGTTGGACCTGGGGCTGTTCTTCGAGGCGGGCAACCTGTGGCAGGACCGCACGTTGTTCGACCCGGGCGTGCTGCGCTACGCGGCGGGCGTGGGCCTGCGCTACGTGACGCCCGTGGGCCCGCTGGCCTTCGACGTGGGCTTCAACCTGGACCGCGACGAAGCGCTCAACGAGGCCCCCACGCAGTTCCACTTCAGCATCGGGACGTTCTGACCGGAGGCCTTCGCTTGCGACCCGAACGTGTGCGCCGTGGAATGTCTTGGGGCCTGGCCCTGCTGGGCGTGGGCGCGCTCGCGTGTCAGCACGGGCCGGACGCCGCCGCGAAGGTGCCGCGTCCCGCGTGGATGCCTCCGGAGGGCAGTTGTCCCCGGGGCGCGCAGCTCCAGATGGAGCGGCTGGGGCTGAAGGTGGGGGACCGCATCCCCGTCATCGTGGACAGCATCCAGGACCACCCGGGGCCGGCCCGCTACAACTACAGCTTCGTCATCGCGCTGCCGCAGGCGGAAGGGGAGGCGAAGCTGCCGGGGGCGCGCATCGGCGGACGGCTCTACGTGACGAAGCACCGCGTGTTCGGCCGGTATGACCGCATCTTCACCCCGGAGAGCGGTGCCACGTCGGTGCCCTTCTGCGGCGTGCTGCTGGACTCGCGCTGGGACCGGGA is a genomic window of Corallococcus macrosporus containing:
- a CDS encoding POTRA domain-containing protein, whose translation is MLLLVCAQPAFAAPTGHDDEAPAVVAVELHLPEGMAADGLSGLVTLRKGQALTPGAVRKSVEQLFATGRFADVVALTQDVPGGVRLVFQLTPLPLLSHVAVRGNHVLTSGELLEASGLLQGGPLDPEELDTAAASVREAYQRKGYDAVDIRVEERPVPAGGVAVTLVVEEGKPTRVRQVTFSGSPALPLPRLVEALGMKPGEVFDRAKLDFGLERLRALLREGRHWRAWVGTPTVVVEDSEASVAVPVSAGPAFHLRFTGNRRFPSSLLARVVAYDGEEAMDEAVAARLARRLEAFYRRRGFHDVRVRPLELIRPDGDAAVLGFQVDEGAPLLVTDVRFHGNAALSSELLRSMLTNQVAAQETWPELDLAMREDPLETEGRERRYDTSVVSPPDPSTVYVEDAWLEAADAMTTAYREQGFASAQVTFRGLEVDAVRHTAEADFDVEEGPRALIRAPIFLGMPLEVDPVWVTLLLPAGTPLSFEKVDQAQAALERGLGREGYLFARVSNSVSVEENGTSAQVTYRTDAGPRVRVGQVLLQGLTRSDPDVVLAQLDLKPGQPLSVEALAEAQRRLSRLGLFRQAEVSLADPNRREASKDVLVTVQERPRIDGEVSGGYFLVDGPRITLDTAWRNLDGRGLNLLARGKVNYAGASAEALSSSRLPTGCSTGELSGEACESDLDGFSGLGGRGNLALSQPRLSFLAPQEIGARLDLIGERVHRPSYLSTRFAAVLGADWALASWVNVSLQYELENNRLRSRAGVLELINRADQERLRYPYGDFALHSLRPSMTLDFRDDPANPRRGMVLSSSVEFMRGISVHPTDVAGNRVPEFPIDGVKLSGSVSAYAPLGRRASVAVSARAGTIVPLTQGAQNIGSKLFYLGGSSSLRGFREDGVLPQDVREVLHQRLAACRAVITPAGCPDDLKAVLSGQVPASQGGELFTLAKAELRVPAISALDLGLFFEAGNLWQDRTLFDPGVLRYAAGVGLRYVTPVGPLAFDVGFNLDRDEALNEAPTQFHFSIGTF